AGTTAATAATAATCAAAGTAACTTTGTGCTACTACAGCTGAAGCATGCTAATGATTCAGATGCTGCAATGAGTCATGAGGACACAGTTGCCTACAACATTGTTCCTTTTGATGCTCCTGTCACGGCAAATGCCACGACGGCTTTCTGTGAGGTGCAAGCCGCAGTTACAGCGTTGAAGTATTTTCCAGGCCTGCCAAAATTGCCTGCTGAGTTCCCCCTTCCTGCAACAAGGAATGCTGATATGCTTGATTTTCTTCACTATATATTTGGGTTTCAGGTTTGTCTATTTGAGAAGCTTTCTTTATTAGGAAATCATCTTTCACATATTGTGTGTTTATGTTCTACTTATGGCCTCAGAGAGACAGCGTCTCCAATCAGCGTGAACATataattcttcttctttctaatGAGCAATCCCGCCTTAATATTCCTGGAGAAACAGAACATGTAAGTACCAAAGGTTTTGATTTTTCACATGATTAATTTCACAGAAGTTTTTGGATAAGAAGTAGATTATTCATGATTTTGCGGTGAGTTACATTTTAAGATCTAATGAGTAACTTTTTTTCTCTTATGCTCTTTCTCAGAAACTTGATGATGCTGCAGTGAGTAATGTGTTTTTGAAGTCCCTAGACAACTACATTAAGTGGTGTGATTACCTGTGCATTCAACCTTCATGGAGAAAGTAAATAATCTCATCTTCCTTGTCCTTTCCTGCTACAAACTCTTGCATGCTCACTCCGATTTTTTTGTAAGATGCAGTTTAGAGGCTATAAGTGGAGAAAAGAAACTGCTATACCTCTCTTTGTATTTCCTGATTTGGGGTGAAGCTGCCAACATACGGTTCCTTCCGGAATGTTTGTGCTACATATTCCACCATGTAAGTTTTGATATGTATGCAGAATCTCCTAATGTTCTGAATTGCTACTGGTTCTATGGTAAGTTTACTAACATATGTTGTTCATTTGATATTATGTGCTCATGctgaatatttgttttgtagATGGTAAGAGAAATGGATGAGATCTTACGCCAGCAGGTTGCTCGTCCAGCTGAGAGTTGTAGACCAGTCGATAGTTGTGGCTCTGAGGATGATGTATCATTCCTTGATCATGTTATTTCTCCACTGTATGAAGTTGTATCAGCGGTATGCTCTCTGAAGTCTTCTTTTCACCGCCTTTAGAGAGTCTCCTTTGATCCCACATAATGGTGCTTTTTAATAGAGAACATACATCATGGAATGTAGCAAGACAATGTTTGCTAGATTAGGAAAATGATTGGGATATATAGTCATTTACTACTGATTTTAGTTGGGTAATGCATGTAACTCTTTGTTTCAATGAACTTGTAACCAGTGTgcaattttgttttattgtgtTATTTGAGAGGGGCTATTACATTTTCTGGTATTCCTTAAAGATGTGATATATGTTTCATTGCAGTATAGTTTGTAATTATAATCAAATAGTAGTTGGTTTTCTAGTAAAAAATGTCCTGTTGTATcatgtttgaatatttatttttaagacagtgttggtttgatttaatAGTCATGCTATAACATGggctattataaaaatgttggTCCGTGCAGGAAGCTTTTAACAATGGCAATGGCCGAGTACCTCATTCAGCTTGGAGAAACTATGATGACTTCAATGAGTacttttggtaaatttttaacATCTTTGTCTGCTGAGTTAATTAATTTCCTTCTCTGTTGGCTAACGTGTTTGATTTTTCTAGGTCGCTTCAATCCTTCGAGCTTGGTTGGCCGTGGCGAACCAGTtcatctttttttcaaaaacctaGACCTAGAGCAAAGGTTTGTGTTAGAGGTTATTGTAGTAGTGCTTGTGGTTTTGTTCTTCGGTGAGATGACCATCATCTGATGTCATTGTAGTTCGAGCTTAAACCCGGTAGAGAAAAACATCGAGGAAAGACTTCCTTCGTTGAGCACCGAACGTTTTTGCATCTCTACCACAGCTTCCATCGGCTATGGATATTCCTCGCTATGACGTTTCAGGTTTGTTGTATGTCTACAAAATGCTCTCCTGCTAGTACCACACTCTTAGCAGGCTTCTTTACAGGCACTGGCCATAGTTGCGTTCAATGAAAAAAGCCTTGCTTCCAGGAAGACTTTGCGTGAGATTCTCAGCCTGGGACCGACTTATGTTGTGATGAAGTTTTCCAAGAGTGAGTCTTAAAACctcataataatttattttaattttgagtaATATTATGTTTGAGTGAAGACAAAAGCATATGCTTAATTAATGTTATAGGTGTTCTGGATGTCTTCATGATGTATGGTGCTTATTCTACTACAAGACGTCTGGCTGTTTATCGCATGTTTCTCCGTCTCATTTGGTTTGGTCTTGCGTCTGTCTTCATATCTTTCCTCTATGTGTATGTGAAACTTCTTATGGCACTTTTCACTTTTTTTGGGGGGTTAGTTTTTTGCATTCCATTGTGTGATAGTTGGTTGTGTGTGCAGGAGAGCACTTCAAGAAGATAGCAAACCAAATTCTGATTCAGTCGTGTTCACGCTTTATGTGATTGTCATAGCCATCTACGGTGGTGTTCAGTTCTTTTTTGGTGTCCTGATGCGCATCCCAGCTTGTCACAACATTGCTAATAAATGTGATGGGTGGACTGTGGTTCGATTCTTTAAGTGGATGTGGCGCCAGGTTTCTCTTTCGTTCATGGTTAATATTTGGATCATCTGGTAATAATCTCTGATGCTTACTTACTTGATTGTATTTTCAGGAGAGACACTATGTTGGCCGTGGCATGTATGAAAAGACATCTGATTTTATAAAGTAGTCTCTTCaccttaattattttagttatctGTATACTGGTGACTTCAAATGTTGGTCTAGGTATGTACTACTAACCCATTCGTATGACGCAGGTACTTGCTGTTTTGGCTTGTTGTTCTGTCTGCAAAGTTCTCGTTTGCGTACTTTCTTCAGGTTGGTTCTTTTGGCGGGAAGCATAATTTGTAACGATATGTTTGATAGTTGTACTAAAGATTGTGGTTACATGTGACATATATAAATGTTACATCATAAAATACTACTAATATTTCTCTTGCTGGTGAATTTGCAGATAGAGCCGCTCGTTAGTCCAACAAGGATGATAGTGAAACATGGTAATATTCCTTATTACTGGCATGATTTTGTGTCAAGAAGTTATAAGTATGAAATAGGTCCCTCAGGATATGTTATTAGCTCTACTATTATAGGTTTCTTGCTGATACATGTACTGATGATAATCTCAAATATTTCATTCTTTCTATGATATTTCTTTATCTGGATGCAGGAAACTATAATGCTCTGACTGTTGCCAGTTTATGGGCTCCTGTTGCCTCTGTAAGTTCAATAGTCTTTTACATAAAGGGTTGACACTTGTTTTGCTGGAAGAAATCACTGAATCAAGAAGTAGTTGTTTCTAGAGAATCACTTCAGTTTTGGGTtgattttgttattaaaaaaatattttaccaaTTTTGGTGAAATTTATTAGGATGAATGTTTTCacagattaatttttatttcattgtaCTGTAACTTTATCTTTCATATAATGCAGATATACCTGTTAGACATCCATATATTCTACACCCTTGTTTCTgcttttttgggtttctttctCGGTGTGAGAGATCGTTTGGGAAAGGTAAGTGTGGTTacacttttcttttgtcttagaAATGTCAAAATcaagatattttataaatgttcaTACACTGTCTTTAAGAAGTTAGGGTCCTTACGTTGCGTTGCCATTTTCACAGATAAGATCTTTGGAAGAAATTCACAAGCAATTTAAGAAGTTTCCAGGGGCCTTTATGAGGGCTCTTCATGTCCCTATAACCAATCGGTTATGTTCCTTTccatttttttgtcattttaccTGCACATCTCACTTTATATTTGTTAACTATTATTAACATTTTTCTCGTCTTCATTACCTTTCGACTATAATCTAAATTATGTGCAGGTCTTGGGATCCTTCTCATGAGGTAGTGATGCTGCTTCCCTCTCTGTTTTACATTTTTGCAGTACTATGttagtttcttcttctcatATTTGCATGTGTTTATCAATTCAAAGGTTGTGGATAAGAAGAACAGAGTAGAGGCAGCTCACTTTGCTCCATTTTGGAACCAAATAATAAAATGTCTACGAGAGGAAGACTACATCACTGATTTGTAAGTGCTTTAACTAAGCTGTTGTGTCTCATGATTTCTCTTAGCTTCAGCTTTCTTTATAGTTTCATCATTGTTACCAATTTTTCTCATATGAAACCATTTCCCTAGTGAGATGGACTTGCTCCTGATGCCCAAGAATTATGGAAGTAGACTGGTTCAGTggcctctctttcttctttccaGCAAGGTGAGTTTTGTTCCCCTCTTCTGTATTAAAGCTCAATGTTTTAGTGTGGCTATCTGCTTCTATAGGTGGACATTAGTTTCATATTATCTACTGTAGATATTATTGGCCACAGAGATTGCTGCTGAGAGTAAGTCACAAGAGGAGATTGTGAAGAGGATCGAAAAGGATGTCTATATGAAGTATGCTGTTGAGGAAGTCTATTACAGCCTTGAACGTGTCCTAATAACAACGCTGGAAGCCGAGGGGAAGATTTGGTAATGGGTTTTGTCAGCCCTAAGATGACTTTGCTGGATAAGTGATGATATTTATTGTGAATATTATTTTGTAGGGTGGACAGAATCTTCAGAGACATCCGGACCAGCATAACTATGAGAACTATACATCTTGATTTTACGTTGAAGAAACTCTCCCTTGTTATCACGAGAGTGACTGCACTCTTAGGGGTCCTGGTATTCACATTACCATGCTTATTATTATGTCTTTGTCAGAAAGTGTAACCggttcttaattattattattatagtaGTAGTACTAATCTTCAAAATATTGTACTTTCCATTGTTATATTAGTACTGatcttcatatttttcttttcttggacagaaagaaaatgaaacacCGGAGAATGCAGCAGCGGTTACCAAAGCACTTCAAGATCTCTACGATGTTATGCGGCTTGACATATTAGCTGTTGATATAAGGTACATACAAACTCGATGATTTGGCAACAATCCTATCaagcttttcttttctttgcttCCAAAAATATGTTGCTTGGTGCAGGGGTCACTATGACACGTGGAACTTGTTAACGCGAGCATCGAATGAAGGTCGGCTGTTTACAAAGTTGAACTGGCCTAAAGATCCAGAAATGGTACAGTGATAATATTCATTGTCAAAGGCTATAACTGCACCGATTCAGTCGTTTACTTCTTTGTGGTTTACAGAAAGCTCTCGTCAAAAGATTGTACTCTCTACTTACCATCAAAGACTCTACAGCGCCGCATGTTCCTAGAAATCTTGAGGCCAGACGCAGACTTCAATTCTTCACCAATTCTCTTTTCATGGATGTGCCACAACCAAAGCCTGTCCACCAGATGTTATCCTTCAGGTATTTCATGTTCCACATTTCCATCATTTTTTCCAAATAACCTCTTACTATAtcttccctttaaactttttttttcagtgTCTTCACTCCATATTGTTCTGAGGTTGTGCTGTATAGCATGGCTGAACTCACTAAGAGAAATGAGGATGGGATATCAATCTTGTTTTACCTTCAGAAAATATATCCAGGTGTGACATTTGCCTagctttttttatgtttcttacTGTTAAGTTGATTCTGccttaaattttgtaattacCATCATAGATTGATGCCTAATATATTctcaataaatatatttttgatgtttgaataaaaattagatcaaaaactagttttcattaaaatttgataatgtTGCAGATGAGTGGAAAAATTTTCTCGCACGAATAGGAAAAGATGAAAATGCGTTAGAAGGTGATCTACATAATGAGAGAGACATACTTGAACTTCGATTTTGGGCTTCGTACCGTGGACAAACGTTAGCTAGAACAGGTAGGTAAAACAAATCGctgcattttttttctttcttgggGATAACTGTTTCACTTCAAGATCTGATAGCTTATGTGTGTTATCTGGCAATATTATATCTGCAGTTCGAGGGATGATGTATTATAGGAAAGCTCTCATGCTTCAGTCTTATCTGGAAAGAAAAGCTGGAAAAGGTAAGATCAGGCTAAGTGCTTTCTATAGACATATATCATTTTTGGTCAAGCTTTTATTCTCAAGGGATATCTCATCACCAGTTACAGACGAGGAATCCACACTTTATGTTAATGACCCAACGGATGCTGAAGGATTTGAGTTATCTCCTGAAGCAAGGGCCCAAGCAGATCTAAAGTTTACATATGTTGTCACATGCCAAATGTATGGAAGACAGAAAGAAGATCAAAAACCTGAAGCTGCTGACATTGCACTGCTGATGCAAAGGTAATAATTAGACACCTTTTTCTGGTTTTCTATACCTGAAAGTCTAGAGCTTCTGCCTGTCATTGTGTTATTACAAAGCTGATCTGTTTCATTTCTTTTGTCAGAAATGAAGCCCTTCGCATTTCCTATATCGATGTTGTTGATACTCTTAAAGAGGGTAAATCTCATAAAGAATATTATTCAAAACTTGTGAAGGCCGACATCGATGGAAAGGATAAGGTAGACCGTGATCATCTGTGAAGTTGATATATCGGTGTTTTAACTAGTTTATAATCTATGTTTTGAATCTTTCATCGAGTCAAAGTATGTGATTTAGAAAAacttttgactcgataaaagaCTCAAAACATAAGTTATAAACTAGTAAAAACACCAATACAGTATATCAGAAGTACAAAACTAGTGTTCTTGTTTCCTAATGTTCAAAAGATGTAAATATGCTTTAAGTTCAAAACATGTAAAAATGCTATAAGTGGTTTTATTCTGGCTATGCAGGAAATTTACTCCATAAGATTGCCTGGGGACCCGAAACTTGGTCAAGGCAAAGCTGAGAATCTAAACCATGCCATTGTGTTTACTCGCGGAAATGCAGTCCAGACTATTGATATGAATCAAGTTAGTATGCATCCATTTTTGTTTTAAGTACCTTCTTTCAAGATCTTCTATGCTTTTGTTATAGTTAAGTTTTCTGGAAGTTTATATAACATAAGATTTGTAAagagtatattgagttacagTTTGAAGTTGGACATCTCATCACATTGTGAATGCACCTGAATCTTCTATCATGGTTACATGCCTGCTTTACATTCTTTTCTTGCTAGCTAAATGCATCTTCAACCTTTATTTGTTAGGATAATTACTTTGAAGAAGCCTTGAAGATgagaaatattttggaagaattCGATCGGGACCATGGTATTAGACCACCTACCATTCTTGGAGTTCGGGAACATGTATTTACTGGAAGGTGTGAACACCAGACAATcgtatatctttttttttcttattttaatatacTTCATGTTACATAACTGTGTTATGATGGATGCAGTGTCTCCTCCTTGGCCTCTTTCATGTCCAGTCAAGAAACTAGCTTTGTAACTCTTGGCCAACGAGTATTAGCCAAACCCTTGAAGTAAGCTACTACCTACCACCAATAAGTTTACCTTTCCTTGAATTAAACTCATATGGAGTGCTTATGTGTACTCTAGGATCCGCATGCATTATGGTCATTCAGATGTCTTTGACAGAGTTTTTCATATTACTCGTGGTGGTATTAGCAAGGCCTCTCGGGTCATCAATGCTAGTGAAGATATCTTTGCTGGTAAAAACCGATTCGTTAACTGACAAGAACATATAAAAATGGTTAAAAAGTTAATGTGGAGCCATTTTGATGCTATGATTTTTCAGGTTTTAACTCAATTCTACGTCAAGGGAATATTACTCATCATGAGTATATTCAGGTCTGCACTTTAAACtctttacaattaaaaaaaaaatgaaccgtatatatatacatatgtactaattttatttataggtGGGCAAGGGGAGAGATGTGGGGCTCAACCAAATAGCTCTGTTTGAAGGGAAGGTTGCTGGTGGTAATGGTGAACAGGTTCTTAGTAGAGATGTATACAGACTTGGCCAGCTTCTTGATTTCTTTAGAATGATGTCATTCTACTTCACAACAGTTGGCTTCTATTTCTGTACAATGGTATGTCCGTCCTCTTGTAACTGGAGCTGTTACTGAAGTTTAATACTGATGATTAGACATTTTACATGGTCTCTTGCAGTTGACGGTGCTTACTCTGTATATTTTCTTGTATGGGAAGGCATACCTGGTAAGCATGGTTACCTATTCTGGTTAAGATGCTGGGTGAAGGT
The Brassica napus cultivar Da-Ae chromosome A1, Da-Ae, whole genome shotgun sequence DNA segment above includes these coding regions:
- the LOC106389707 gene encoding callose synthase 9-like isoform X5, which translates into the protein MSDTTLVKMSQVEALWERLVNAALRRDRTGEAGGGGGGCPGEGRDIDDILRAADELQANDPVIARILCEHAYSLEQKLDPNSESVSVLQFRTGLMSVIKQRDEKREVETINRSQDINRLQGFYQRYREKNNVDTLKEEEKQLCESGAFTDELEQKTVERKRVFANLKVLEHVLEQVSKEIFEELKHANDSDAAMSHEDTVAYNIVPFDAPVTANATTAFCEVQAAVTALKYFPGLPKLPAEFPLPATRNADMLDFLHYIFGFQRDSVSNQREHIILLLSNEQSRLNIPGETEHKLDDAAVSNVFLKSLDNYIKWCDYLCIQPSWRNLEAISGEKKLLYLSLYFLIWGEAANIRFLPECLCYIFHHMVREMDEILRQQVARPAESCRPVDSCGSEDDVSFLDHVISPLYEVVSAEAFNNGNGRVPHSAWRNYDDFNEYFWSLQSFELGWPWRTSSSFFQKPRPRAKFELKPGREKHRGKTSFVEHRTFLHLYHSFHRLWIFLAMTFQALAIVAFNEKSLASRKTLREILSLGPTYVVMKFSKSVLDVFMMYGAYSTTRRLAVYRMFLRLIWFGLASVFISFLYVRALQEDSKPNSDSVVFTLYVIVIAIYGGVQFFFGVLMRIPACHNIANKCDGWTVVRFFKWMWRQERHYVGRGMYEKTSDFIKYLLFWLVVLSAKFSFAYFLQIEPLVSPTRMIVKHGNYNALTVASLWAPVASIYLLDIHIFYTLVSAFLGFFLGVRDRLGKIRSLEEIHKQFKKFPGAFMRALHVPITNRSWDPSHEVVDKKNRVEAAHFAPFWNQIIKCLREEDYITDFEMDLLLMPKNYGSRLVQWPLFLLSSKILLATEIAAESKSQEEIVKRIEKDVYMKYAVEEVYYSLERVLITTLEAEGKIWVDRIFRDIRTSITMRTIHLDFTLKKLSLVITRVTALLGVLKENETPENAAAVTKALQDLYDVMRLDILAVDIRGHYDTWNLLTRASNEGRLFTKLNWPKDPEMKALVKRLYSLLTIKDSTAPHVPRNLEARRRLQFFTNSLFMDVPQPKPVHQMLSFSVFTPYCSEVVLYSMAELTKRNEDGISILFYLQKIYPDEWKNFLARIGKDENALEGDLHNERDILELRFWASYRGQTLARTVRGMMYYRKALMLQSYLERKAGKDEESTLYVNDPTDAEGFELSPEARAQADLKFTYVVTCQMYGRQKEDQKPEAADIALLMQRNEALRISYIDVVDTLKEGKSHKEYYSKLVKADIDGKDKEIYSIRLPGDPKLGQGKAENLNHAIVFTRGNAVQTIDMNQDNYFEEALKMRNILEEFDRDHGIRPPTILGVREHVFTGSVSSLASFMSSQETSFVTLGQRVLAKPLKIRMHYGHSDVFDRVFHITRGGISKASRVINASEDIFAGFNSILRQGNITHHEYIQVGKGRDVGLNQIALFEGKVAGGNGEQVLSRDVYRLGQLLDFFRMMSFYFTTVGFYFCTMLTVLTLYIFLYGKAYLAFSRVGATIRERAILVNNTALSAALSAQFLFQIGVFTAVPMILGFILEQGFLQAIVSFTAMQFQLCTVFFTFSIGTRAHYFGRTLLHGGASVCQQYKTTGRGFVVKHIKFSENYRLYSRSHFVKGMEVILLLVVYLACGNDEAGSVSYILLTVSSCFLAFSWLFAPYLFNLSGFERQKVVEDFKEWTKWLFHRGGGIGVEGAESWEAWWEDELSHIGTLSGRLVETILSLRFFIFQYGVVYKLNVHGSDTSFAVYGWSWAAFAVILVIFKVFAFIQKISVSFRLVRRFIQGLALLVSLAGIIVAVVLTELSVTDIFACVLAFLPTGWGVLSIACAWKPTIKRIGMWESVRSLARLYDAGMGMLIFLPVALFSLFPFVSTFRHV
- the LOC106389707 gene encoding callose synthase 9-like isoform X4; amino-acid sequence: MSDTTLVKMSQVEALWERLVNAALRRDRTGEAGGGGGGCPGEGRDIDDILRAADELQANDPVIARILCEHAYSLEQKLDPNSESQRDEKREVETINRSQDINRLQGFYQRYREKNNVDTLKEEEKQLCESGAFTDELEQKTVERKRVFANLKVLEHVLEQVSKEIFEELKHANDSDAAMSHEDTVAYNIVPFDAPVTANATTAFCEVQAAVTALKYFPGLPKLPAEFPLPATRNADMLDFLHYIFGFQRDSVSNQREHIILLLSNEQSRLNIPGETEHKLDDAAVSNVFLKSLDNYIKWCDYLCIQPSWRKCSLEAISGEKKLLYLSLYFLIWGEAANIRFLPECLCYIFHHMVREMDEILRQQVARPAESCRPVDSCGSEDDVSFLDHVISPLYEVVSAEAFNNGNGRVPHSAWRNYDDFNEYFWSLQSFELGWPWRTSSSFFQKPRPRAKFELKPGREKHRGKTSFVEHRTFLHLYHSFHRLWIFLAMTFQALAIVAFNEKSLASRKTLREILSLGPTYVVMKFSKSVLDVFMMYGAYSTTRRLAVYRMFLRLIWFGLASVFISFLYVRALQEDSKPNSDSVVFTLYVIVIAIYGGVQFFFGVLMRIPACHNIANKCDGWTVVRFFKWMWRQERHYVGRGMYEKTSDFIKYLLFWLVVLSAKFSFAYFLQIEPLVSPTRMIVKHGNYNALTVASLWAPVASIYLLDIHIFYTLVSAFLGFFLGVRDRLGKIRSLEEIHKQFKKFPGAFMRALHVPITNRSWDPSHEVVDKKNRVEAAHFAPFWNQIIKCLREEDYITDFEMDLLLMPKNYGSRLVQWPLFLLSSKILLATEIAAESKSQEEIVKRIEKDVYMKYAVEEVYYSLERVLITTLEAEGKIWVDRIFRDIRTSITMRTIHLDFTLKKLSLVITRVTALLGVLKENETPENAAAVTKALQDLYDVMRLDILAVDIRGHYDTWNLLTRASNEGRLFTKLNWPKDPEMKALVKRLYSLLTIKDSTAPHVPRNLEARRRLQFFTNSLFMDVPQPKPVHQMLSFSVFTPYCSEVVLYSMAELTKRNEDGISILFYLQKIYPDEWKNFLARIGKDENALEGDLHNERDILELRFWASYRGQTLARTVRGMMYYRKALMLQSYLERKAGKVTDEESTLYVNDPTDAEGFELSPEARAQADLKFTYVVTCQMYGRQKEDQKPEAADIALLMQRNEALRISYIDVVDTLKEGKSHKEYYSKLVKADIDGKDKEIYSIRLPGDPKLGQGKAENLNHAIVFTRGNAVQTIDMNQDNYFEEALKMRNILEEFDRDHGIRPPTILGVREHVFTGSVSSLASFMSSQETSFVTLGQRVLAKPLKIRMHYGHSDVFDRVFHITRGGISKASRVINASEDIFAGFNSILRQGNITHHEYIQVGKGRDVGLNQIALFEGKVAGGNGEQVLSRDVYRLGQLLDFFRMMSFYFTTVGFYFCTMLTVLTLYIFLYGKAYLAFSRVGATIRERAILVNNTALSAALSAQFLFQIGVFTAVPMILGFILEQGFLQAIVSFTAMQFQLCTVFFTFSIGTRAHYFGRTLLHGGASVCQQYKTTGRGFVVKHIKFSENYRLYSRSHFVKGMEVILLLVVYLACGNDEAGSVSYILLTVSSCFLAFSWLFAPYLFNLSGFERQKVVEDFKEWTKWLFHRGGGIGVEGAESWEAWWEDELSHIGTLSGRLVETILSLRFFIFQYGVVYKLNVHGSDTSFAVYGWSWAAFAVILVIFKVFAFIQKISVSFRLVRRFIQGLALLVSLAGIIVAVVLTELSVTDIFACVLAFLPTGWGVLSIACAWKPTIKRIGMWESVRSLARLYDAGMGMLIFLPVALFSLFPFVSTFRHV